From the genome of Triticum aestivum cultivar Chinese Spring chromosome 3B, IWGSC CS RefSeq v2.1, whole genome shotgun sequence, one region includes:
- the LOC123071179 gene encoding glycerophosphodiester phosphodiesterase GDPD1, chloroplastic isoform X2: MALLKAARVADVPTLDVVVPDHLTAAARVLDAESVATMKRQQRGAGRRFAVIGHRGKGMNALASPDRRLQEVKENSVRSFNEAARFAVDYVEFDVQVTKDVCPIIFHDNFIITEEHGKISEKRVTDLQLEDFLQYGPQNKQGKNGKPLLRKMKDGRVLNWSVQSDDPLCTLQEAFEKVNPRLGFNVELKFDDNLVYQDEELTHILQAILKVVFECAKDRPIIFSSFQPDAAQLMRKLQSTYPVYFLTNGGTEVYADVRRNSLEEAVKLCLATGMQGIVSEARAVFRFPTAIPKIKEADLSLLTYGTLNNVPEAVYMQHLMGVNGVIVDLVPEITGAVSDLIAVPEIDTEINDLSSQAVKDAASTPNFTQREISFLLRLMPELVQ; this comes from the exons ATGGCCCTGCTCAAGGCCGCGCGCGTCGCCGACGTCCCCACCCTCGACGTCGTCGTGCCGGaccacctcaccgccgccgcgcGGGTCCTCG ACGCGGAGTCGGTGGCGACGATGAAGAGGCAGCAGCGCGGCGCGGGCCGGCGGTTCGCGGTGATCGGGCACCGCGGCAAGGGGATGAACGCGCTGGCGTCGCCGGACCGGCGGCTGCAGGAGGTGAAGGAGAACTCGGTCCGGTCGTTCAACGAGGCGGCGCGCTtcgccgtcgactacgtcgagtTCGACGTCCAG GTCACCAAGGACGTCTGCCCAATCATCTTCCATGACAACTTCATCATTACTGAGGAGCAT GGCAAAATTTCAGAGAAGCGTGTCACTGATCTTCAGTTGGAAGATTTCCTCCAGTATGGCCCACAAAACAAGCAAGGCAAG AATGGGAAGCCTTTGCTGCGGAAAATGAAGGACGGCCGGGTGTTGAATTGGAGCGTTCAGTCAGATGATCCTCTTTGCACCCTTCAAGAAGCATTCGAGAAGGTCAATCCAAGATTGGGCTTCAATGTCGAGCTGAAATTCGATGACAATCTTGTGTACCAAGATGAGGAGCTCACTCACATCCTCCAGGCCATCCTCAAG GTGGTCTTCGAGTGTGCCAAGGATAGGCCTATCATTTTCTCTAGCTTCCAGCCCGATGCTGCGCAGCTCATGCGAAAACTACAGAGCACATACCCT GTGTACTTCTTGACGAACGGAGGGACAGAAGTCTACGCCGACGTGAGGAGGAACTCGTTGGAGGAGGCGGTCAAGCTGTGCCTCGCCACTGGCATGCAAGGGATCGTGTCCGAGGCCCGCGCGGTCTTCAGGTTCCCGACTGCCATACCGAAGATCAAGGAGGCTGACCTCTCCCTACTAACTTACGGGACACTCAA TAACGTGCCGGAGGCGGTGTACATGCAGCACCTGATGGGGGTGAACGGGGTCATCGTCGACCTCGTGCCGGAGATCACGGGGGCCGTCTCGGACCTCATCGCTGTCCCGGAGATCGACACGGAGATCAATGATCTGAGCAGCCAAGCTGTGAAAGATGCCGCGTCGACGCCAAATTTCACGCAGCGGGAGATTTCATTCCTACTGAGGCTGATGCCGGAGCTTGTGCAATAA
- the LOC123071179 gene encoding glycerophosphodiester phosphodiesterase GDPD1, chloroplastic isoform X1: MALLKAARVADVPTLDVVVPDHLTAAARVLGTRRCSFRPRVSTFRLVINRPVITRARATADAESVATMKRQQRGAGRRFAVIGHRGKGMNALASPDRRLQEVKENSVRSFNEAARFAVDYVEFDVQVTKDVCPIIFHDNFIITEEHGKISEKRVTDLQLEDFLQYGPQNKQGKNGKPLLRKMKDGRVLNWSVQSDDPLCTLQEAFEKVNPRLGFNVELKFDDNLVYQDEELTHILQAILKVVFECAKDRPIIFSSFQPDAAQLMRKLQSTYPVYFLTNGGTEVYADVRRNSLEEAVKLCLATGMQGIVSEARAVFRFPTAIPKIKEADLSLLTYGTLNNVPEAVYMQHLMGVNGVIVDLVPEITGAVSDLIAVPEIDTEINDLSSQAVKDAASTPNFTQREISFLLRLMPELVQ; this comes from the exons ATGGCCCTGCTCAAGGCCGCGCGCGTCGCCGACGTCCCCACCCTCGACGTCGTCGTGCCGGaccacctcaccgccgccgcgcGGGTCCTCGGTACGCGCCGCTGTTCCTTTCGTCCCCGCGTCTCTACTTTTCGGTTGGTCATCAATCGGCCGGTAATAACGCGCGCGCGTGCGACCGCAGACGCGGAGTCGGTGGCGACGATGAAGAGGCAGCAGCGCGGCGCGGGCCGGCGGTTCGCGGTGATCGGGCACCGCGGCAAGGGGATGAACGCGCTGGCGTCGCCGGACCGGCGGCTGCAGGAGGTGAAGGAGAACTCGGTCCGGTCGTTCAACGAGGCGGCGCGCTtcgccgtcgactacgtcgagtTCGACGTCCAG GTCACCAAGGACGTCTGCCCAATCATCTTCCATGACAACTTCATCATTACTGAGGAGCAT GGCAAAATTTCAGAGAAGCGTGTCACTGATCTTCAGTTGGAAGATTTCCTCCAGTATGGCCCACAAAACAAGCAAGGCAAG AATGGGAAGCCTTTGCTGCGGAAAATGAAGGACGGCCGGGTGTTGAATTGGAGCGTTCAGTCAGATGATCCTCTTTGCACCCTTCAAGAAGCATTCGAGAAGGTCAATCCAAGATTGGGCTTCAATGTCGAGCTGAAATTCGATGACAATCTTGTGTACCAAGATGAGGAGCTCACTCACATCCTCCAGGCCATCCTCAAG GTGGTCTTCGAGTGTGCCAAGGATAGGCCTATCATTTTCTCTAGCTTCCAGCCCGATGCTGCGCAGCTCATGCGAAAACTACAGAGCACATACCCT GTGTACTTCTTGACGAACGGAGGGACAGAAGTCTACGCCGACGTGAGGAGGAACTCGTTGGAGGAGGCGGTCAAGCTGTGCCTCGCCACTGGCATGCAAGGGATCGTGTCCGAGGCCCGCGCGGTCTTCAGGTTCCCGACTGCCATACCGAAGATCAAGGAGGCTGACCTCTCCCTACTAACTTACGGGACACTCAA TAACGTGCCGGAGGCGGTGTACATGCAGCACCTGATGGGGGTGAACGGGGTCATCGTCGACCTCGTGCCGGAGATCACGGGGGCCGTCTCGGACCTCATCGCTGTCCCGGAGATCGACACGGAGATCAATGATCTGAGCAGCCAAGCTGTGAAAGATGCCGCGTCGACGCCAAATTTCACGCAGCGGGAGATTTCATTCCTACTGAGGCTGATGCCGGAGCTTGTGCAATAA